In one window of Eubalaena glacialis isolate mEubGla1 chromosome 13, mEubGla1.1.hap2.+ XY, whole genome shotgun sequence DNA:
- the LOC133103078 gene encoding histone-binding protein RBBP4-like: MADKEAAFDDAVEERVINEEYKIWKKNTPFLYDLVMTHALEWPSLTAQWLPDVTRPEGKDFSIHRLVLGTHTSDEQNHLVIASVQLPNDDAQFDASHYDSEKGEFGGFGSVSGKIEIEIKINHEGEVNRARYMPQNPCIIATKTASSDVLVFDYTKHPSKPDPSGECNPDLRLRGHQKEGYGLSWNPNLSGHLLSASDDHTICLWDISAVPKEGKGVDAKTIFTGHTAVVEDVSWHLLHESLFGSVADDQKLMIWDTRSSNTSKPSHSIDAHTAEVNCLSFNPYSEFILATGSADKTVALWDLRNLKLKLHSFESHKDEIFQVQWSPHNETILASSGTDRRLNVWDLSKIGEEQSPEDAEDGPPELLFIHGGHTAKISDFSWNPNEPWVICSVSEDNIMQVWQMAENIYNDEDPEGSMDPEGQGS; encoded by the coding sequence ATGGCCGACAAGGAAGCAGCCTTTGATGACGCAGTAGAAGAACGTGTGATCAATGAAGAAtacaaaatatggaaaaagaacACTCCTTTTCTTTACGATTTGGTGATGACCCATGCTCTGGAGTGGCCCAGCCTAACTGCACAGTGGCTTCCAGATGTAACCAGACCAGAAGGGAAAGATTTCAGTATTCATCGACTTGTCCTGGGGACACACACGTCAGATGAACAAAACCACCTTGTGATAGCCAGTGTGCAGCTCCCTAACGATGATGCTCAGTTTGATGCTTCACACTACGacagtgaaaaaggagaatttggaGGTTTTGGCTCGGTTAGTGGAAAAATTGAAATAGAAATCAAGATCAACCATGAAGGAGAAGTAAACAGGGCACGCTATATGCCCCAGAACCCTTGCATCATTGCCACAAAGACTGCATCCAGTGATGTTCTTGTTTTTGACTATACGAAACATCCTTCTAAACCAGACCCTTCTGGAGAGTGCAACCCAGACTTGCGTCTCCGTGGACATCAGAAGGAAGGCTACGGGCTTTCTTGGAACCCAAATCTCAGTGGGCACTTACTTAGTGCTTCAGATGACCATACTATCTGCCTATGGGACATCAGTGCTGttccaaaggaaggaaaaggtgTGGATGCGAAGACCATCTTTACAGGGCATACAGCAGTAGTAGAAGACGTCTCCTGGCATCTGCTCCATGAGTCTCTGTTTGGATCAGTTGCTGATGATCAGAAACTTATGATCTGGGATACTCGTTCAAGCAATACTTCCAAACCAAGCCACTCAATTGATGCTCACACTGCTGAAGTGAACTGCCTTTCTTTCAATCCTTATAGTGAGTTCATTCTTGCCACAGGATCAGCTGACAAGACTGTTGCCTTGTGGGATCTGAGAAATCTGAAACTTAAGTTGCATTCCTTTGAATCACATAAGGATGAAATATTCCAGGTTCAGTGGTCGCCTCACAATGAGACTATTTTGGCTTCCAGTGGTACTGATCGCAGACTGAATGTCTGGGATTTAAGTAAAATTGGAGAGGAACAATCCCCGGAAGATGCAGAAGATGGGCCACCAGAGTTGTTGTTTATTCATGGTGGTCACACTGCCAAGATATCTGATTTCTCCTGGAATCCCAATGAACCTTGGGTGATTTGTTCTGTATCAGAAGACAATATCATGCAAGTTTGGCAAATGGCAGAGAACATTTATAATGACGAAGACCCTGAAGGAAGCATGGATCCAGAAGGACAAGGATCCTAG